From a region of the Nothobranchius furzeri strain GRZ-AD chromosome 12, NfurGRZ-RIMD1, whole genome shotgun sequence genome:
- the LOC139062071 gene encoding uncharacterized protein: MFSLKEFLRAPSREALEACRKSDLVEVAEHLDLHGTRTMTKQVLKETVIAALENLNLLPAKGTGDLPVLSPRADDAASHENGAGPSSAAPEETAPGYQTPPAHSKTPSSPLTLPKSDPVSPASTPSSLERFNLRLKVRMAQLKYEAEEKEKRRLMEMELEIRRMDLEADTQIKLKRLELEAQAWRQAEISQQNDPHVDTHKVVTEPDTTREETTPGIKQRLDISKCIVLVPPFREFEVDSYFQIFERIAAALEWPRDVWALILQCKLTGKAQENV, translated from the exons ATGTTTTCTTTAAAGGAGTTTCTGCGTGCACCGTCGCGGGAAGCGCTCGAGGCCTGCCGCAAGAGcgatctggtggaggtggctgagcaCCTTGATCTCCATGGCACCCGCACAATGACGAAACAGGTTCTAAAAGAGACAGTTATTGCTGCCTTGGAAAACTTGAACTTGTTGCCTGCAAAAGGGACTGGAGATCTTCCTGTCCTTTCCCCGCGTGCGGATGACGCCGCAAgccatgagaacggagcaggaccATCTTCGGCGGCACCCGAGGAGACGGCTCCCGGCTACCAGACCCCGCCGGCTCACAGTAAGACCCCTTCTTCACCACTAACTTTGCCCAAGTCTGATCCTGTCTCACCAGCTTCTACTCCGAGTTCGCTGGAGCGTTTTAACCTACGTCTGAAAGTCCGAATGGCTCAGCTAAAGTATGAGGCCGAGGAAAAGGAGAAGCGCCGTCTGATGGAGATGGAGCTGGAGATCCGCAGAATGGATCTGGAAGCCGACACTCAGATCAAGCTAAAAAGACTTGAGCTGGAAGCCCAGGCTTGGAGACAAGCCGAGATTTCCCAACAAAATGACCCACATGTTGACACGCACAAGGTTGTGACAGAACCCGACACCACACGAGAAGAAACTACCCCTGGAATAAAACAGAGACTGGACATAAGTAAATGCATTGTGTTGGTGCCACCTTTTCGGGAGTTTgaggtggacagctacttccAGATATTTGAGCGCATTGCTGCAGCTCTTGAGTGGCCTCGTGACGTGTGGGCGTTGATCCTCCAGTGCAAGCTCACCGGAAAAGCCCAGGAG AATGTTTAA